One window of Helicobacter winghamensis ATCC BAA-430 genomic DNA carries:
- the hddA gene encoding D-glycero-D-manno-heptose 7-phosphate kinase — translation MKIVRSQAPLRLGLAGGGTDIDLYCEKYGGYVLNATISMYIRCTIKERDDGKIVFDSPDTNCLVEYESAESLALDGMLDLYKCIYNRLVRDFIKKPLSFSLHTYSDAPSGSGLGGSSTLVVAIIAAFVEWLHLPLGEYDVAKLAFEIEREEMGIVGGAQDQYAATFGGFNFMEFYGDKRVIVNPLRVKNWIVSELESQVVLYFTNITREAKDIESHKKGKLQGGKSLEAMHQIKQDASDMKEALLKGDFKNIARILGKSWESKKVISEIVSNDEVDRIYRLAMDSGAYSGKISGAGAGGFMFFMVDPIRKYNLVKKLNTEGGGGYVAEFNFVKEGVKSWTI, via the coding sequence ATGAAGATAGTGCGTTCGCAAGCTCCATTGAGATTAGGTTTGGCAGGTGGTGGAACAGATATTGATTTGTATTGTGAAAAATATGGCGGGTATGTTTTAAATGCAACAATTTCCATGTATATTCGTTGTACTATTAAAGAAAGAGATGATGGCAAGATTGTTTTTGATTCTCCTGATACAAATTGTCTTGTGGAGTATGAAAGTGCAGAGTCTTTAGCGCTTGATGGAATGCTTGATTTGTATAAATGTATTTATAATCGTTTAGTGAGAGATTTTATTAAGAAACCTCTTAGTTTTTCTTTACACACTTATTCTGATGCTCCTAGTGGAAGTGGTTTGGGGGGAAGTTCCACATTAGTTGTTGCTATCATTGCTGCTTTTGTAGAATGGTTACATTTGCCACTTGGGGAGTATGATGTCGCCAAACTTGCTTTTGAAATAGAAAGAGAAGAAATGGGAATAGTTGGCGGTGCACAGGATCAGTATGCTGCAACTTTTGGTGGATTTAATTTTATGGAGTTTTATGGTGATAAGCGCGTGATTGTAAATCCTCTTAGGGTTAAAAATTGGATTGTTAGCGAGTTAGAGTCTCAAGTTGTGTTGTATTTTACAAATATTACTAGAGAGGCAAAAGATATAGAATCTCATAAGAAAGGGAAGTTGCAAGGAGGCAAATCTTTAGAAGCTATGCATCAAATTAAGCAAGACGCAAGCGATATGAAAGAGGCATTACTAAAGGGTGATTTTAAAAATATTGCTAGGATACTTGGTAAGTCATGGGAGTCAAAAAAGGTAATTTCTGAGATTGTGAGCAATGATGAAGTAGATAGAATTTATAGACTAGCTATGGATAGCGGTGCTTACAGTGGAAAGATTAGTGGTGCTGGAGCTGGTGGATTTATGTTTTTTATGGTAGATCCTATTAGAAAATATAATCTTGTGAAAAAGTTAAATACCGAGGGAGGGGGGGGGTATGTGGCTGAATTTAATTTTGTGAAAGAAGGTGTGAAGTCATGGACAATTTAA
- a CDS encoding GDP-mannose 4,6-dehydratase yields MKTALITGFTGQVGSQMADYLLEHTNYEVIGMMRWQEPMDNIYHLSDRINKKDRISVFYADLNDYSSIQKLFESKKPDVVFHLAAQSYPKTSFDIPIETLQTNIIGTANILENIRNLRDKDSYDPVVHICSSSEVYGRAKVGVKLNEETTFHGASPYSISKIGTDYLGRFYGEAYGIRTFVTRMGTHSGPRRSDVFFESTVAKQIALIEAGFQEPVIKVGNLSSVRTFQDCRDAIRAYYLLSLESEKGNVPCGEAFNIAGEEAFKLPEVIEILLGFSTRKDIEIKQDEERMRPIDADYQMFDNTKIKSFINWKPEIPARKMFEDLLNHWRDEISRGRIPLNR; encoded by the coding sequence ATGAAAACAGCATTAATTACAGGTTTTACAGGGCAAGTTGGGTCGCAGATGGCAGACTATTTGCTTGAGCATACAAATTATGAAGTTATTGGAATGATGCGTTGGCAAGAGCCTATGGATAATATTTATCATTTAAGTGATAGGATAAATAAAAAAGATAGAATTAGTGTATTTTATGCAGATTTAAATGATTATTCTAGTATCCAAAAACTTTTTGAGAGCAAGAAGCCAGATGTTGTCTTTCATCTTGCAGCACAATCTTATCCAAAAACTTCTTTTGATATTCCCATAGAGACATTGCAAACAAATATTATAGGTACGGCAAATATTTTAGAAAATATTAGAAATCTTAGAGATAAAGATAGTTATGATCCTGTGGTGCATATTTGTTCATCTAGTGAGGTTTATGGGCGCGCAAAAGTTGGTGTGAAACTAAATGAAGAGACAACATTTCATGGGGCAAGTCCATATAGCATCAGCAAAATTGGAACAGATTATCTAGGAAGATTTTATGGTGAGGCTTATGGAATCCGAACCTTTGTTACAAGAATGGGGACGCATAGTGGACCAAGACGCAGTGATGTCTTTTTTGAAAGTACTGTTGCTAAACAAATCGCGTTGATTGAAGCGGGATTCCAAGAGCCTGTGATTAAGGTTGGAAATTTATCAAGTGTTAGGACTTTTCAGGATTGTCGTGATGCTATTAGGGCATATTATTTGCTATCTCTTGAAAGCGAGAAAGGGAATGTGCCTTGTGGTGAAGCATTTAATATTGCTGGAGAAGAGGCTTTTAAGCTACCTGAGGTGATAGAAATACTTTTAGGATTTTCAACAAGAAAAGATATAGAAATCAAGCAGGATGAAGAGAGAATGAGACCCATTGATGCTGATTATCAAATGTTTGATAATACAAAAATCAAAAGTTTTATTAATTGGAAGCCAGAGATTCCAGCTAGAAAAATGTTTGAAGATTTGCTAAACCATTGGAGAGATGAAATCTCTAGGGGTAGAATTCCATTGAATAGGTAA
- a CDS encoding protoporphyrinogen/coproporphyrinogen oxidase — MKIGVLGAGISGLSIARLLKDDFEVEVLEKEPVVGGIARTKDVDGMTYHVNGGHCFDSKYEDVKEFVFNKVLSKTEWNGIKRETRIYFRGKWISYPIEFSVKQINDIDSKLAFDITYEMLNASYEKGKNLEEWFINHFGPTLAREYFIPYNTKIWGIEPKNMDSVWTIDDKQMKLPVPDKVRFFESLFGNVNDGMAHQHFYYPKTNNQNTFIEAIGNGVNIILNYPIKSIEKNAKKWVINGEREYDVIINTTPLDLFVGLLGDVANDAKEYFKKLKYNKVSNALWETDGSLDVTWAYIPIPEIGIHRLSNTGFVVTPKKNYCVTESIGVRSVDYFEKEGKKLPFLKRIVGHNITDHAYVLFDLNYKDSKEKAIKYLDSLGIISHGRFGEWEYYNMDICIKRSIDLAKKIKEKYL, encoded by the coding sequence ATGAAAATTGGAGTTTTAGGAGCTGGAATTTCTGGATTATCTATTGCAAGGCTTTTAAAAGATGATTTTGAAGTAGAAGTTTTAGAAAAAGAGCCTGTTGTTGGAGGTATAGCTAGAACCAAAGATGTTGATGGGATGACATACCATGTAAATGGAGGACATTGCTTTGATTCTAAATATGAAGATGTAAAAGAGTTTGTTTTTAATAAGGTTTTGTCCAAAACAGAGTGGAATGGCATAAAAAGAGAAACAAGGATTTATTTTAGGGGTAAATGGATTTCGTATCCGATAGAATTTTCTGTAAAACAGATTAATGATATTGATTCAAAGTTAGCATTTGATATTACTTATGAAATGCTTAATGCATCTTATGAAAAAGGAAAAAATCTAGAAGAATGGTTCATAAATCATTTTGGACCAACTTTAGCAAGAGAGTATTTTATACCTTATAATACTAAAATTTGGGGTATTGAGCCCAAAAATATGGATAGCGTTTGGACTATAGATGATAAACAGATGAAGCTTCCTGTGCCAGATAAAGTAAGATTTTTTGAGTCGCTATTTGGAAATGTGAATGATGGCATGGCACACCAGCATTTTTACTACCCAAAGACTAACAATCAAAATACCTTTATAGAAGCAATTGGGAATGGAGTAAATATCATTTTAAATTATCCTATAAAAAGCATAGAGAAAAATGCAAAAAAGTGGGTTATAAATGGAGAGAGAGAGTATGATGTGATTATTAATACTACTCCATTGGATTTGTTTGTTGGGCTTTTGGGCGATGTTGCAAATGATGCAAAAGAATATTTTAAGAAATTAAAGTATAATAAAGTTTCAAATGCGCTTTGGGAGACAGACGGTAGTTTGGATGTAACTTGGGCATATATCCCAATTCCGGAGATTGGTATTCATCGGTTGTCAAATACTGGATTTGTGGTGACTCCTAAGAAGAATTATTGTGTTACTGAGTCTATTGGTGTGCGCAGTGTAGATTATTTTGAAAAAGAAGGTAAAAAACTTCCATTCTTAAAAAGAATTGTCGGACATAATATTACCGATCATGCTTATGTTTTGTTTGATTTGAATTACAAAGACTCTAAAGAAAAGGCAATAAAATATTTGGATTCCTTGGGCATTATTTCTCACGGGCGTTTTGGTGAGTGGGAATATTATAATATGGATATATGCATCAAGAGATCTATAGATTTGGCTAAAAAAATTAAAGAAAAATATTTATAG
- a CDS encoding NAD-dependent epimerase/dehydratase family protein produces the protein MQKDSKIYVAGHRGLVGSAILQELQKQGYTNLIYKTHKELDLINQKVVQEFFAKEKPEYVFFCAAFVGGFIKQRKYPAEFLYNNLMMQNNVIYCAAEFNVKKLIYLASACVYPKDAPLPLEEKYMLSGSFQPNNESYAISKVAGIKLCEYLNLEKGTNFLCVAPTSIYGENDNFDIEDSHVQAGIFRKIFLAKHLNENNFEALCMDLNLNQQDAIQFCEKYGIFKDYIKMIGTGKAAREFANARDLANFCIYLANNVDFKALCEYDEGGNLLSSFVNFANESPVSIKELSLLMAKFIGYKGELIFEKEVDSNDGTLYKSMSRKKFNKLGFESGISLEKGLEAMCQWYMNH, from the coding sequence ATGCAAAAAGATTCTAAAATTTATGTAGCAGGGCATAGAGGGCTTGTAGGGAGTGCAATCTTGCAAGAGCTTCAAAAGCAAGGCTATACAAATCTTATCTATAAAACACATAAAGAGCTTGATTTAATCAATCAAAAAGTAGTGCAAGAGTTTTTTGCAAAAGAAAAGCCAGAATATGTGTTTTTTTGTGCAGCATTTGTAGGTGGCTTTATTAAGCAGAGAAAATATCCTGCTGAATTTTTATATAACAATTTGATGATGCAAAATAATGTGATTTATTGTGCGGCAGAATTTAATGTTAAGAAGCTAATTTATCTTGCTTCTGCGTGTGTTTATCCTAAAGATGCTCCTTTGCCATTGGAGGAAAAATATATGTTAAGCGGATCTTTTCAGCCAAACAATGAAAGCTATGCGATTAGCAAGGTGGCTGGAATTAAATTGTGTGAATATTTAAACTTAGAGAAAGGAACTAATTTTTTATGTGTTGCTCCAACTAGCATTTATGGAGAAAATGATAATTTTGATATAGAAGATTCCCATGTGCAAGCTGGAATTTTTAGAAAAATTTTCTTGGCAAAACATTTAAATGAAAACAATTTTGAAGCTTTATGTATGGATTTAAACCTTAACCAGCAAGACGCAATTCAATTTTGTGAAAAATATGGAATCTTTAAAGATTATATAAAGATGATTGGCACAGGAAAGGCTGCTAGGGAGTTTGCAAATGCAAGAGATCTTGCGAATTTTTGTATTTACTTAGCAAATAATGTGGATTTTAAGGCATTGTGTGAATATGATGAAGGCGGAAATTTATTAAGCTCTTTTGTGAATTTCGCTAACGAATCCCCCGTTAGCATTAAAGAGCTTTCTTTATTAATGGCAAAGTTTATAGGATATAAGGGAGAGTTAATTTTTGAAAAGGAGGTGGATTCCAATGATGGAACATTATATAAAAGTATGAGTAGAAAAAAATTTAATAAACTTGGCTTTGAAAGTGGAATTTCATTAGAAAAAGGATTAGAAGCAATGTGTCAATGGTATATGAATCATTAA
- a CDS encoding dTDP-4-dehydrorhamnose 3,5-epimerase family protein: protein MAIEFDIKESKKLKGIYIITPNKFQDLRGEIWSSYSKDAIGHLLPNGLEFVLDKFTLSKPNVLRGIHGDHKSWKLVTCITGEIYQVVVDCRKDSPTYLKWEKFIINSDNQKLILIPPYFGNAQYVSSKCDSMYCYKLAYDGEYMDAKDQFTFAWNDPRIGIDWGVENPILSNRDIEAMTQDHTKGF from the coding sequence ATGGCAATAGAATTTGATATTAAGGAATCTAAAAAGCTAAAAGGCATTTATATTATTACCCCTAACAAATTTCAAGATTTAAGAGGGGAGATTTGGTCAAGTTATTCCAAAGATGCCATTGGTCATCTTTTGCCTAATGGCTTAGAATTTGTGCTTGATAAATTTACTCTATCTAAACCTAATGTATTGCGAGGGATACACGGAGATCATAAGTCTTGGAAGCTTGTAACTTGTATAACGGGAGAGATTTATCAAGTTGTGGTGGATTGCAGAAAGGATTCTCCAACATATTTAAAATGGGAAAAGTTTATAATTAATTCTGATAATCAAAAATTAATTTTAATCCCCCCATATTTTGGTAATGCGCAATATGTCAGCTCAAAATGCGATTCTATGTATTGTTATAAATTGGCTTATGACGGTGAGTATATGGATGCAAAGGATCAATTCACTTTTGCTTGGAATGATCCACGCATAGGCATTGATTGGGGAGTTGAAAATCCTATTTTATCAAATAGAGATATTGAAGCTATGACACAAGATCATACAAAAGGGTTTTAA
- a CDS encoding GDP-L-fucose synthase family protein produces MQKDSKIYVAGHRGLVGSAILQELQKQGYTNLIYKTHKELDLINQKVVQEFFAKEKPEYVFFCAAKAGGIAANNTFRADFIYQNLMIECNVIHNAYLSGVKKLVFIASTAIYPKNAIMPTDEDQMLKGDLEYSHKPYAIAKIAGLVMCESYNLQNHTNFLSIVPTNLYGNNDNFNLENSHVLPAVLRKMHLANLLREGRSNEILADLKMTDFKKAKDYLASFGVSADAVEIWGSGKPTREFIHSDDLASACLFIMRNIDFKDLHKSEAKVQNTHINVAPNANISIKELAELIQKIVGFKGRLTFNDRRPDGAMHKLTSGSKLESLGWKHKINLEQGIKMMYQWYLTQGLESSSRGGGA; encoded by the coding sequence ATGCAAAAAGATTCTAAAATTTATGTAGCAGGGCATAGAGGGCTTGTAGGGAGTGCAATCTTGCAAGAGCTTCAAAAGCAAGGCTATACAAATCTTATCTATAAAACACATAAAGAGCTTGATTTAATCAATCAAAAAGTAGTGCAAGAGTTTTTTGCAAAAGAAAAGCCAGAATATGTGTTTTTTTGTGCAGCAAAAGCGGGGGGAATTGCAGCAAATAATACTTTCAGGGCAGACTTTATCTATCAGAATTTAATGATAGAGTGCAATGTGATTCATAATGCTTATCTTAGTGGAGTTAAGAAGCTTGTCTTTATCGCTTCGACTGCTATTTATCCCAAAAATGCAATTATGCCCACTGATGAAGATCAAATGCTAAAAGGTGATTTGGAATATTCTCATAAGCCTTATGCAATTGCTAAAATTGCGGGACTTGTGATGTGTGAAAGTTACAATCTCCAAAATCATACTAATTTTCTATCTATTGTTCCAACGAATCTTTATGGTAATAACGATAATTTTAATCTTGAAAATTCCCATGTTTTACCAGCTGTTTTGCGTAAAATGCATTTGGCGAATCTTTTAAGAGAGGGTAGAAGCAATGAGATTTTGGCTGATTTAAAGATGACAGATTTTAAGAAAGCAAAAGATTATCTTGCTAGCTTTGGAGTTTCTGCAGATGCAGTAGAGATTTGGGGTAGCGGTAAACCAACGAGAGAGTTTATTCATAGTGATGATTTAGCAAGTGCTTGTTTATTTATAATGCGCAATATAGATTTTAAAGATTTGCATAAGAGTGAAGCAAAGGTGCAAAATACACACATTAATGTCGCTCCAAATGCAAATATTAGCATTAAAGAACTTGCGGAATTAATTCAGAAGATTGTGGGCTTTAAAGGTAGGCTTACCTTTAATGATAGGCGTCCTGATGGGGCAATGCATAAGCTAACTTCTGGCTCAAAGCTTGAAAGTTTAGGCTGGAAACATAAAATCAATTTAGAACAAGGAATCAAAATGATGTATCAATGGTATTTAACACAAGGATTAGAATCTAGTAGTCGGGGGGGGGGGGCATAA
- a CDS encoding dTDP-4-dehydrorhamnose 3,5-epimerase family protein has translation MAIEFDIKESKKLKGVYIITPSKFQDLRGEIWTAFTSEKIDKLLPSGLRFIHDKFIYSHHNVIRGIHGDLKTYKFATCVYGEIHQVVVDCRKDSPTYLQWEKFTINQENQQIILVPAGFGNAHCVRSKSAVYYYKCAYLGEYVDADEQFTFAWNDPRIGIDWGVENPILSNRDIEAMTQDHTKGF, from the coding sequence ATGGCAATAGAATTTGATATTAAGGAATCTAAAAAGCTAAAAGGCGTTTATATTATTACCCCAAGCAAATTTCAAGATTTAAGAGGAGAGATTTGGACTGCATTTACTAGCGAAAAGATTGATAAACTTTTGCCAAGTGGCTTGAGATTTATTCACGATAAATTTATTTACTCTCATCACAATGTGATTCGTGGAATCCACGGAGATTTAAAAACATATAAGTTTGCAACTTGTGTTTATGGCGAGATTCATCAAGTTGTGGTGGATTGCAGAAAGGATTCTCCAACATATCTTCAATGGGAGAAATTTACAATTAATCAAGAAAATCAACAAATTATTTTAGTGCCAGCGGGATTTGGAAATGCGCATTGTGTGAGGAGCAAAAGCGCAGTTTATTACTATAAATGTGCTTATTTGGGGGAGTATGTTGATGCTGATGAACAATTCACTTTTGCTTGGAATGATCCACGCATAGGCATTGATTGGGGAGTTGAAAATCCTATTTTATCAAATAGAGATATTGAAGCTATGACACAAGATCATACAAAAGGGTTTTAA
- a CDS encoding DegT/DnrJ/EryC1/StrS family aminotransferase, producing the protein MKKSQTDDVKTRYTLASSTWDEKELQAIQEVIKSDIFTMGKKVAGFEKDFARFVGSKYAVMTSSGSTANLIATAALFYTKTPRLKRGDEVIVPAVSWSTTYYPLYQYGLKLKFVDIDLETLNYDLEALKTAITDSTKMIMCVNLLGNPNDFDAIKAMISNRDIILLEDNCESMGAEYKGKQAGTFGVMGTFSTFYSHHMATMEGGFVVTDDEELYHILLCLRAHGWTRNLPKDNLVAKKSDDWFSESFRFVLPGYNVRPVEMSGAIGIEQLKKLPDFLKHRRENAKLFCSYFANHPDFIIQKEIGSSSWFGFSLIIRPDSKIQRNEIIQKLEKNNIEYRPIATGDFTQNEVIKYFDYTIHKELKNAKYLQEKGFFVGNHQVDISDSIKLFAKVIGGGGGII; encoded by the coding sequence ATGAAGAAATCGCAGACCGATGATGTAAAAACTAGATATACTTTAGCCTCATCTACTTGGGATGAAAAAGAGTTACAAGCAATTCAAGAAGTTATCAAAAGTGATATATTTACAATGGGTAAGAAGGTTGCAGGGTTTGAAAAAGATTTTGCTAGGTTTGTAGGATCTAAGTATGCTGTAATGACAAGCTCAGGTTCAACAGCAAACTTAATTGCCACAGCAGCATTATTTTATACAAAGACTCCACGATTAAAAAGGGGTGATGAGGTGATTGTGCCAGCTGTTTCTTGGAGTACCACTTATTATCCACTTTATCAGTATGGATTGAAGCTTAAATTTGTAGATATTGATTTGGAGACGCTTAATTATGATTTAGAAGCTTTAAAAACTGCTATTACAGATTCTACAAAAATGATAATGTGTGTGAATTTGCTAGGAAATCCTAATGACTTTGATGCTATTAAGGCAATGATTTCTAACAGGGATATTATTTTGTTGGAGGATAATTGTGAATCTATGGGTGCAGAATACAAAGGTAAGCAAGCTGGAACATTTGGGGTTATGGGGACATTTTCCACCTTTTATTCTCATCATATGGCAACGATGGAAGGGGGGTTTGTTGTAACTGATGATGAGGAGCTCTATCATATTTTATTGTGTTTAAGGGCGCACGGCTGGACTAGAAATTTGCCAAAGGATAATTTGGTAGCCAAAAAGAGTGATGATTGGTTTAGTGAGTCTTTTAGATTTGTATTGCCCGGCTATAATGTGCGTCCTGTTGAAATGAGCGGTGCAATAGGAATAGAGCAGCTTAAAAAACTTCCAGATTTTCTAAAGCATCGCAGAGAAAATGCAAAACTATTTTGTAGTTATTTTGCAAATCACCCTGATTTTATCATACAAAAAGAAATCGGTTCTAGTTCTTGGTTTGGTTTTTCCTTAATTATTCGTCCTGATTCTAAAATACAAAGAAATGAAATTATCCAAAAGCTAGAAAAAAATAATATTGAATATCGCCCTATTGCCACAGGGGATTTCACACAAAATGAGGTGATAAAATATTTTGACTACACAATCCACAAAGAGCTTAAAAATGCAAAGTATCTTCAAGAAAAAGGATTTTTTGTAGGGAATCATCAAGTGGATATTTCTGATTCTATTAAATTATTTGCCAAAGTTATCGGCGGGGGGGGGGGCATAATCTAG